ATGGTTATGGCCATCTGGATGTGACATTTTTGCAAGAGGGTGACCACCAGATTTTCCTTTATGGCGATTCCTATCACCTGACCGGTGTTCGCCTCTCTCTCCACTGCGATCGGTGCGATCCCCTCGACCAGACTGGTCTCCCCGTCTCGGTTTTCCACTACGACCACCACGTTCGCGGTCTTGGTATTTTTTCTCACCTGGGATTACTTCGTCAGCAAACACTGGTGTGAATTCACCTGTTGGGAATTCCAAGTATTCTTCTCGGATTTCCCCTACTGGGATTTTTGAATTGAGATACTTTTCAATGCGTTCGAGTTCTGTATAATCCGTTTCGGAACAAAGTCCAATCGATTGTCCTTTTCTTCCCGCACGTGCTGTACGGCCAATTCGGTGCACATAGTTTTCTGCATCTTGAGGTAGGTCATAATTATAAACCACATCGATGTTTTCGATGTCTATCCCACGAGAAGCAACATCAGTGGCTATGAGGTATTTGTATTTCCCTGCTTTAAAATCTCGTAACAATCGAATTCTTTTCTTTTGGTCTAGTTCCGAAGAAAGTCCAGTTGCAGTGATTCCGTATTTACGTAGTACAGATACAATTTTTGGGATGTTCATTTTATAGTTCGTAAAAATGATCCCTAGGCCTTCGATTGGATAGTTTAACAAGGAATTGACGAGGTAAGGGAGTTTTTCTTCTCTCCCCAAGTGTAAGAGGGTTTGGTCGATTCTTTCCGTGATGACTTTTTCAGGGTTGATGTGAACTTCGATGGGTTCGTTCAAATAACGGCTTGCAAGTCGTACCACTTCGTAACTGAGTGTGGCACTAAAAAGTAAGGATTGTTTTCTATTTTTACATTTGTGGAAGATGTACTTTAGGTCTTGGACAAATCCCATATCGAACATTCTGTCCGCTTCATCAAGGATAACCACTTTGATGTTTTCCAAAGAGAGACCGTGGTTTTTCACAAAGTCGATGAGTCGACCAGGGGTAGCCACAATGATACAAGCTTTGTTTCCAAGTGCTTGTTCTTGGGATTTGTAATCTGTACCACCAATGATGGTAGCAACTCCAAAGTCTGTGAACTCGAGTAATTTTTTTGCTTCTTCTGCGATTTGGATCGTGAGTTCTCTTGTGGGTGCAAGGACAAGTGCATACGGAAGTGCTTCCTCTTCCTCTGCAGAGAGTAGTCTATGCAAAGTGGGAAGTAAAAAGGCCATCGTTTTTCCGGTTCCGGTTTGGGCAAGACCCGTGAGGTCGTGTCCTTCCATGGCGAACGGGATGGATTTGGCTTGGATGGGTGTGAGCTCTGTGTAGCCGATTTTGTCTAGGGCTTTCTTTAGAGACTCGTGGAAAGGTAATTCGTTAAATTTCATATTGGATTTCAGTGTGTTCTTTTTCTGGCAATCAGTTCGATGGTATCACCATAGGCAAATTGGTTTGCGTACAGTCGATACAGCCATTCGGGGAGTTTGCCTCGGAGGCCTAAATCCCGGTAGGAGTGATACGACATAGGTCTAACATAGTTCACGTCGAAGCCAAGGATTGACAAGAGTTTTTTCAGGGAGTGGACTGAGTAGTCAAAAAAGTGGTCAGAGGGATGGGTCCTAAACCATTCCTTCGGATTGGTCTGAAAACTTGGCCCAAAACTAGAAGGAACTGCCAAATACAAATACCCACCTGGCCGAGTCCAGGCCTGCAACCTCTTCCATATCCCTTCGATATCATCAATGTGTTCGATCACAAAAAAAGCCGCAATCACTGAGAAGGATTCTTTCCATTCCCTTTCTGCAACAGAAAGAACTGACAGCCTTTCAACATCGAGACCCAGTTTTGTTTTCGAATATTCTACTTCTTTTGGCGAAAGTTCAAGGCCTTTGGATTTGTACCCGAGTGATTTGGCTTCGTCTAAAAAAAATCCAGCGGCAGATCCAATTTCCAAAAGGGAATTGTTTTGAAGTAGTGAATTACTATCCTTCGAATCCCCATTTGCCTCATCAATCTGTCGAACCAATTTTGCCAAGTTACTTAGCCTTCGTTTTGCCATGGCACGAAGGTTTGGTTCGTCTTCGTAATAGGATTTTTTGTATTGGGACATGTATTCTTCCATAAAGTAACTGTCCCCGTATTCTCTATGTTTTGCGGGAAGATAACGCAAAACACCCGTATGCCGACAAATTTCGTAAAATTCGGGGAATGTCCGATGTGGAATAAAATCAAACAAATTCAATAAAAGGTTCTCTTTTTGGATTCCAAAGATTTTTCGTATTGGGCTCTTGCGGCACGTTTGTTTTCATAGGCTTCCGACAAACTGGGATTTAAGTCGATGGCCGTTTGGAAACTGGAAAGTGCTCGTTTGAATTCCCCGTTTTTAAAATAACAAAAACCTAAATAATTATGGGCTTTGGAAGAAATGGTGGGTGTGACATCGGAACGTGTGATGACCGTGAGCTCTTCAATCGCCTTTTCCCGGTCCACAAGTGAACCCGAATCAATGAGGATTTTAGCAAGTACGAGCCTTGATTCCATATCTTCTGGATCAATATGAGTGGCACGAAAGGCTTCTTCTTTCGCTCGTTTGGAAAGTCCAGAGTTCCCACTACTCGCATAACTTAAGGCCAGTTTTCTGTGTGCGAGTTTGATCTCTTTTGGATCCTTGGCATTTTCCAAAACATACACTAACATCTTTTCGGCGGCAGGATAGTTTTTGGTTTGGATGTAAACATCGGCCAGTTTTAGTCTTGCTTCATAGAGTTCTGGTTTCCAAGCAATTGCTTCTTCGTATTCGGAAATGGCTTCGTTAAAAAAACGGTTCTCTAAATAATAATCGGCAATCGCAAGTCTCGAAGGAACGTGATTTGGATCCAGGGCCTGCGACTTTCGTAAGGACTCAATCGCCATCGTTGGTTTTCCCGCGTGTAAATAGGAAAGACCCAAATTGTAATAGGCCGATTGGTTTTTTGGATTGAGAGAAAGTGCCCCTTCAAAGGCCGCAATGCTTTCCGAATACCGCTCCATCTCATCTAAGATGATTCCTAAATTCACATACGCTGTTTCAGAATACGTATCGCCTGGGGTGAGTCGGATGATCCTACGAAATAAACTCTCCGCTTCGACAAGTTCCCCTTTTTTATAATAGAGCTCGGCTAAAGCAAAAAGAGAATCCACATCAGATGGTTTTAAGAGGAGTGCTTTTTTTAAGGCAGTGATTGCCATATTGGTTTGTCCCATGGACAAAAACGCATCAGCAATATAACGATACACTTCTGGTTCGTTTGCATTGGAATCGAGTGCCTTTTGGAAGTATTTGGCCGCCTCTTCTGGGACTTTTTTCTTCAAATACACCAAACCTAAGTTATAGTAAGCTTTGGCATCTCCCGTTTTCAGACGGATCACTTCTCGGAAATAATACTCCGCACGGTCATAATCTTCCCTTTGGTAAAAAATGGTTCCGAGATGTCCGTAGGACAAAACAGCGGTTTGGGAATTGGGTGCCGTTTGTACCACTTTTTGGAACTCAGAGATAGCCTCGGCCATATTCCCTTGTTTTAAGTAACTGATAGCAAGGTTGTAAGTGAGGGTCACATCACTTGGAGCAAGGGCTTGCCCTTCTTTATAGGCTTCGATGGCACTTGTGGGGTCACCAATTTCTTGGAATAAGTTTCCTTGTAAAAGTGCCACACGGTAATCGTTAGGTGCGATTTCTTTAGCACGTTCTGCGGCACGCCTTGCTTCTTCAAATTTCCCTGCATGTTTCAAAGCAAGGGACAAATTATAAAAGGCAAAATAGTTTTTGGAATCATATTGGATGGCTTTTTCCAATCGTTCGATGGCATTGATGTAACGCCCTGCTTCATCATACATCACCCCAAGTACGGTGAGGGCAATGGATTTGTCTTCGTCACTTCCTGGGGAATTGAGAAACTCTTCACAAACTGTGCCCACACGGTTCACATAACGGTTGTGATAGGCATTGAGACAAGCCGCAAGTTTTGGATTCACCGAATCATCTGGCAGATAGGGTTTATCGACAAGAAGGTTCAGTGCTTTTTTGTCTGTGGGAAGGTCTTTTAAGACTTTGGCAATTTCTTCTGGATTTTGTTTTTTTTGTAAATACCACCAGTAGGCGGCTGTTAAAAACCCGAGGATGAGAAGGACGAGAAACGACCAAAACAAAAACGATAAAACTGGCCGCCTTACCGTTGTTTCTGATTCATAAGTCGTTTCTTTTTCTTTTCCCAGGTTCCTTAAGTATGGATCTTCCTGGTAGTAACTTGGCTTGGAGGTTTGTTCCTCAATGCGAAAGCGGTTTTTTTGGATAGGATCCATTTCTTTTTGTTAGTGGGACTCTTTTGTTAAGATCTCCTTCTTATAGAAGGCATCGAGTAGTCCGTTGATGAATTGCGCTGATTCGTCCGTTTCAAATTCCTTTGTGAGTTCCACTGCCTCATTGATGACAACGGGAGCAGCAAGGAAAGGTTCCTTCTGCAAACTTAGGATTGATAAACGTAAAATACAACGATTGACAACGGAAATACGCGAAAGTTCCCAATTCTCCGAATACTTCTTAATTAGAGTATCGATCGCTTTTCGATTTTCGACCACTCCTTTCACAAGAAAGACAGCATAATCCTTTTCTTCCCTAGTGATTTTTTTGTCGTACCAATCGAATTTCATGGCACGCTCCGGGTCTGTTCCCACCAAATCAATTTGGTAGAGGCACATCAGGGCAAGACTACGCCCACGGTGTCTGGAACTCATCCGATCTCTTTGAAAAGATTTGCCATTTCAATGGCTGTGGTTGCTGCTTCGTATCCTTTGTTTCCCGATTTGGTCCCCGCTCGTTCAATTGCTTGTTCGATGGATTCAGTCGTAATGACTCCAAAAATGACGGGAACCGAACCATCAGCGACCGATCCTACTTTTGCCGCTTCCCCAGACACTAAGTCATAATGAGAAGTAGCACCACGGATCACAGCACCTAGGCAAACAATGGCAGAGAATTGGTATTTTTTAGATTGTAGGACTCGTTTGACGGTTTGTGGGAGCTCAAATGCTCCTGGCACATAGATTACGGTGACATCTGAGTCGAGGACTCCATGTTGTCTGTAAGCATCTTTTGCCCCTTTTAAGAGGGACTCGGTGATGAATTCATTGAACTTTGAAACGATGACACAATGTTTTTGTCCGTTTCCGATTCGTGTGCCTTCCAATAAAGCTGTCATGTATCCAAGTTCCAAAAGAGGGGTTATTTCGCAAGACGAATGACAAGGGTAATTTTGCCATCTGGATTTTCCACCACTTCAAAACCATCTCGTTCGAGTGCTTTTTTGGCTCGGTAAATGGCCAAATTCACAACATTGGTTTTGTCATCTGTCTGTTTTTGTGGTTCCAGTTTCATAGGCCCCCCCTCTTCCCTTTAAAGTTCGGAGTGGGACCTAGTGAATCTTAAATGCCAATGACTTTACAAGCAAGAATTGTTTTCCTCTTATGTCATATAGGTAGAAAATGAAGAAAAAGAAATCTGTTAAGAAGGCAAAAAAAAGAAAACCGGTTGTGTATACCGAAAAGGATTTTATCGTAAAACCGTCTTCAGTTCCCAATATTGGCATGGGACTTTTCACCAAACAAACATTATACAAAGGTGATACCATTGGTTATTATATGGGTAAAATCATTACCGATGACCAAGCTGAATCCAATAAATATGTCGATTCCAAATACCTGCTTTGGATCTGTAAGGATTGGTGGATTTATGGGGAAGGACGAGAATCAAATTACACTCGTTATATCAACCACTCTTCCAAACCCAATGCAGAACTCATCACTTCTGTCAGGTGGAAAACTGCCAGGTTCAAAGTTTTAAAAACCATTAAAGAAGGCGAAGAGATCTTTTTTGATTACGGAAAAGATTATTGGGATAACGTAGACTTCAAACCGAAGTGATTGGATTTGTCCAAACATCACAGTTTGGACACCCTTTTTTAGTAGGTTGGTTTTTTCAAAATAGATTCGTTCGTTAAAAAGTCCAAAAGACAAATTGGTGTTTTGGCTTTCAAACGATAAGGAAACAAATAACCATTCCATGATGAAAGAACATCCATAGAATGGTGAATGGTTATTTGATTTTATAAAATGCCTTGGCCGAATCCAGATGGTTTTTTAGTGATTTGGCTTTTTTCGGCTCTTTCGAGAGTTTCCACATACCGAATGACAGAATCATCCATACGGAACACTCCTTCCTGGGTTTCTCTGTGGCTCCACTGGCAAAACACAATGTTCGCCAAAAGGAAGAGAGCGGATAGAACTAAGGGAAAACGGTAAAACTTCGTCATAAAAACCCTCCGATCCCTTCCAGTTTCCAAAACCTAGTTTTTCTAGGCAATTTCTTTTAGAATGATTCTAGCGAAAATCTTCGAGCCGGATGTCCGGAAAGGCATTGTTTTCGGTTTCTGCCGCTTCCAAAACCGACATGTCCAAGGGCCCAGTGAGCATGGCTTCCAGTGCCAGAAACAAATTGGTATGTACGTTCGTTCGGCGGATTGCATAATCCACCATTGTTCCTGTCTTCATGATAAAAGCCCAGTCACTACTTTGTAAGAGGAGGAGTTCCCGTCCCATTTGTTTTAAGATACGAATTTGGATTTCTGTCCCAGTACTTAGTTCGTGCACTCGTTTGTGCATCCTGATGCTTAGGTCATGGATGAGAGGGTAAATCCAATCATTATTTGAGTTGAGCCAAACGTCCCCATACCCATTTTCTCCCCAACTCGACATCTTCATCTCAACGGATTGGATCTTAGGAAGTGACCTTGCCGCTTCTAGTGGGTGGGAGAGTTGGATGGTGTTTTGGTTGAAGTGGATTTTTTTGAATAAAAATTCGATGAACTGAGGGCCTTCATACCACCAGTGGCCGTACAACTCAGCGTCATACGGAGAAACAACAACTGACGGTTGTTTGTTTATCTCAAATAAATGTTCAGCTTGTTTGATTCGATTTTGTAAAAAATCTTCCGCATGGTTTCCACAAGCTTCCATCGCCCAGTCAGGATGGTAGTATCCTTTGTCCCCTGTTTTACCTGTGATGCGGAAGTATTTGATACTTGTATTGATGCGGATCCCATTGGAATGGAGGTAAGGTGAGATTTCTTCCCAAGGAAGGTCGTGTCCAATATCACGGTAGTATTCGCGGTAACGGAAGTCCCCTGGGTATCCATCGATCGAACTCCAAACTTGTTTGCTACTTTCAGGGTCTCGGCCAAATGCAAAGACTCCATACCCCACTTCTACAGGGGCATACACTCCAAATTTGGGACGAGGGTTTGCATGGGTGATGCCATGTGTGTCGACAAAAAAATACCGAAAACCCTCTCGGTCGAGTTCCTCTTCTAAGTTTTCCGTATACCCACATTCCGAAAGCCAAATCCCTTTCGGGTCCCTCCCCCAAATCCGACGAAACGTGCGCCGGCCGTTTTTCAATTGGGAACGAAAGACCGACTTTTCCGAATCATAAAAAGGCAAAAAAGCATGGGTGGCAGGGCTTGTCATCGCCTCAAGTTCCCCCGATTCGATAAACGGCAAATACAATTTCGTCAAATCCCCGTTAGCTTCTTCAAAGATTGATTCCGTGTCTAAAAAATGTTCTAGATACCGTGTTGCCAAATAGTGTAAATGGGGATCCGTTTTTGTTCGTTTGGTTTCGTGATCTGCAAGTGAGATTAGGTTTTTTATGTAATTACGAAACTGGTTTTGTAAGTATGGATCCACTAACATTTGGGAAAGAGTTGGTGTAAACGACATGGTGATCCGAAACCGAACTGATTCTTTTTTTAAATTCCGAAACACACGGATGAGAGGGATATAAGTTTCGAGGATGGCTTCGTTTAGCCAATTTTCTTCAATAAAAGCTGTGTCATAACCAGGGTGTCTAACAAATGGTAGGTGAGCATGTAAAACAAATACCAAATGCCCTTTTGTGGTCTGGTTCATTCGAGAATTCCCTTACCTGACCCAGACGCGTTTTGAAACGATACATTCCCATCCGATTTCCTTTCGGGACTAACCTCTTGGTTTCTTGGATTTACATAATACCCGCTTGGGTTTTCCTCAAGGAAATAATACTCTCCACTAGAACTTTGGGAAACCAGTCCCTCTTCAATCCACTTAGGATGGATCCATTCTTTGTCCAAACGAAACGATTCCGTCCCTTGGGGTAGGTCTTTCCCTCTTGTATGGAGGCTTGGAATCTCTTTCTCTTGAAAGGATACAAAGATTGAACATTCAAGCATTCTTACGGGAAACATAAATTTTAAATAATACGATTCTGTAAATGGAAGTAGTTCATACCATTCAACACGATCACTTCCAAAGACATTTTGGTATTCTACTTTCAAACGAAATGTGAGTCCGTCTGTGTTTGGTGTTTTTAATTCTTTAGCGATTTGGTCCAAACTGTGTTTTGAAAACTTCCAAAACACAAAGGCTTCTTTAGGAGAACGAATGAGAACTTTTAGTAAATCTTCAGTGGGATAATTTGGGTGTTTGGTGAAATTGGAATCATTGTAAATTTTAGGAATTGTTTTTTTTGGCAAAACAAGTGATTCTATCGGTACCTGATTTGTTGGATTTGCCGACTTTAGATTTGAATCTTCTTTTGAGATACGATTGGCTTTGTTTGCCGATTTTTTTTTGGCTGCTGTTTTATTCGCAGATTTCTTTTTTGTTTCGCCCTCTTCCATGTTTACAAGGAGTATGCCTCGAAACACCCACCTTCAATTCTTTTTTATTTGACGTTAGCTTTTTTTCTAGAATACAATCATTCCATACCAAATTGGGACAAATTATGAAAATCAATTATACTTGGAAACATTTAGACCGATCCGAAGCTGCTGAAAAATACGCTGATGAAAAACTAGAACGTGTGACAAAATTCGTTCAAAAAATAGTATCTTGTGAAGTTTCCTTTGAAGCCATCCATGGAGAAATCCACGCTAACCTCAAGTTACACGCTGATGGAAATAATTTTAACGCACACAACCAAGACAAAGATGTCTATGTTTGTATCGATGGTTTAGAAGACAAAATCATTTCCCAAACAAGCAAACACCACGACAAAAAAAGCCAACACTAATCTCCAATGATCCAGAAGTCAGAAGAAGCACTCACCTATCTTGGAAATGGTGAGTTTCAAACTGCTAAATCTATTTTTTCTGTACTTCTGGATCGAGATCCTGAGGACCTTGCCACAATCAGTGGGTTTTATATTTCCAGTTTTTGGGACCACAGACTCGATCTCATTTTAAAAACAAGAGAAGGAAAAGAACGTGGAAAATTACTCTTACATCTTTTCTCTGATTTTGAAACAGAAGTTAGAAAACGTGGGTTTCAGAATACAGAAAGTTTCATCATTACCCAAGATTGTATCTTAAAGGAAGCAAGAGACCACCTAAAACTTGCCTACCAATGGGAAGGATCCAATGCCCTCGACAAAGAGTTATTAGGTGACCTTGCCCGTAGTCTTATCAAAATCCAAGATTACAATATGGCCTTGGAAGTTCTTTTATACGGCGGAAACAAACAATCACCTGTACTTTTATATTACCTTGCCGAATCCCAAGTGATGGTGGGAAAGGAAAAAGAAGGAATTGAATCCTATCGAACAGCATTTTTAAACGACCCACAATTATTTCCATTTACGATTGTTCGTTGGCAGCCCCTTGTGCAGATCATAGAAAAAGCAAATTCCTTTAGCCAAAAAGAAGAAGAGATGAAGGAACTGGTTCCTGTCCTTGCCTGGAGAGAAGGCCTTTTTTCAACAAAGGGAAAAAAGGACGAATCCACGATCCAAATTTGGTTTCAAGAACTCAAACGCCTGACAGATAGTAAAGAAAGGAGTGGTGGAAATTTTCGATTGGAAGCAAGGATCGAACAGTTTGCCCTCGCTATTGTGGAATGCGCAGACGACATCCGTTCTCGGGATGCCGTTCTTTTTGCTAAAAACCTGATTTAAAGATTAAATAAAGTTTATCGTTCTACTGATTCAATGAGGAGGTGGAGCTCTTCTGCAGCAGCATCTCTACCTGTTTTTTCATAATAGAGTTCGAGTTCACGAAGCCCATAAACAGAACCAGGCGCCGAACGCAAATGGTCGAGTAAAACTCGTTTTTGGTAAGATTCACTGAGATCAATGCTTGTAGGTTCGTATTGGTAATTGTTTTGTTCAATCACA
The sequence above is a segment of the Leptospira sp. WS39.C2 genome. Coding sequences within it:
- a CDS encoding DEAD/DEAH box helicase; translation: MKFNELPFHESLKKALDKIGYTELTPIQAKSIPFAMEGHDLTGLAQTGTGKTMAFLLPTLHRLLSAEEEEALPYALVLAPTRELTIQIAEEAKKLLEFTDFGVATIIGGTDYKSQEQALGNKACIIVATPGRLIDFVKNHGLSLENIKVVILDEADRMFDMGFVQDLKYIFHKCKNRKQSLLFSATLSYEVVRLASRYLNEPIEVHINPEKVITERIDQTLLHLGREEKLPYLVNSLLNYPIEGLGIIFTNYKMNIPKIVSVLRKYGITATGLSSELDQKKRIRLLRDFKAGKYKYLIATDVASRGIDIENIDVVYNYDLPQDAENYVHRIGRTARAGRKGQSIGLCSETDYTELERIEKYLNSKIPVGEIREEYLEFPTGEFTPVFADEVIPGEKKYQDRERGGRSGKPRRGDQSGRGDRTDRSGERGEHRSGDRNRHKGKSGGHPLAKMSHPDGHNHGNPSDHKHPAKMTHHEFKHGHHPKDGKGKSGHKKNQQGKSYQKNDPRRNLFDINEVKQSKKQKQSIWKRILSFFKKD
- a CDS encoding class I SAM-dependent methyltransferase, giving the protein MNLFDFIPHRTFPEFYEICRHTGVLRYLPAKHREYGDSYFMEEYMSQYKKSYYEDEPNLRAMAKRRLSNLAKLVRQIDEANGDSKDSNSLLQNNSLLEIGSAAGFFLDEAKSLGYKSKGLELSPKEVEYSKTKLGLDVERLSVLSVAEREWKESFSVIAAFFVIEHIDDIEGIWKRLQAWTRPGGYLYLAVPSSFGPSFQTNPKEWFRTHPSDHFFDYSVHSLKKLLSILGFDVNYVRPMSYHSYRDLGLRGKLPEWLYRLYANQFAYGDTIELIARKRTH
- a CDS encoding tetratricopeptide repeat protein — translated: MDPIQKNRFRIEEQTSKPSYYQEDPYLRNLGKEKETTYESETTVRRPVLSFLFWSFLVLLILGFLTAAYWWYLQKKQNPEEIAKVLKDLPTDKKALNLLVDKPYLPDDSVNPKLAACLNAYHNRYVNRVGTVCEEFLNSPGSDEDKSIALTVLGVMYDEAGRYINAIERLEKAIQYDSKNYFAFYNLSLALKHAGKFEEARRAAERAKEIAPNDYRVALLQGNLFQEIGDPTSAIEAYKEGQALAPSDVTLTYNLAISYLKQGNMAEAISEFQKVVQTAPNSQTAVLSYGHLGTIFYQREDYDRAEYYFREVIRLKTGDAKAYYNLGLVYLKKKVPEEAAKYFQKALDSNANEPEVYRYIADAFLSMGQTNMAITALKKALLLKPSDVDSLFALAELYYKKGELVEAESLFRRIIRLTPGDTYSETAYVNLGIILDEMERYSESIAAFEGALSLNPKNQSAYYNLGLSYLHAGKPTMAIESLRKSQALDPNHVPSRLAIADYYLENRFFNEAISEYEEAIAWKPELYEARLKLADVYIQTKNYPAAEKMLVYVLENAKDPKEIKLAHRKLALSYASSGNSGLSKRAKEEAFRATHIDPEDMESRLVLAKILIDSGSLVDREKAIEELTVITRSDVTPTISSKAHNYLGFCYFKNGEFKRALSSFQTAIDLNPSLSEAYENKRAARAQYEKSLESKKRTFY
- the nusB gene encoding transcription antitermination factor NusB; translation: MSSRHRGRSLALMCLYQIDLVGTDPERAMKFDWYDKKITREEKDYAVFLVKGVVENRKAIDTLIKKYSENWELSRISVVNRCILRLSILSLQKEPFLAAPVVINEAVELTKEFETDESAQFINGLLDAFYKKEILTKESH
- the ribH gene encoding 6,7-dimethyl-8-ribityllumazine synthase; the protein is MTALLEGTRIGNGQKHCVIVSKFNEFITESLLKGAKDAYRQHGVLDSDVTVIYVPGAFELPQTVKRVLQSKKYQFSAIVCLGAVIRGATSHYDLVSGEAAKVGSVADGSVPVIFGVITTESIEQAIERAGTKSGNKGYEAATTAIEMANLFKEIG
- a CDS encoding SET domain-containing protein produces the protein MKKKKSVKKAKKRKPVVYTEKDFIVKPSSVPNIGMGLFTKQTLYKGDTIGYYMGKIITDDQAESNKYVDSKYLLWICKDWWIYGEGRESNYTRYINHSSKPNAELITSVRWKTARFKVLKTIKEGEEIFFDYGKDYWDNVDFKPK
- a CDS encoding glycoside hydrolase family 57 protein, with the protein product MNQTTKGHLVFVLHAHLPFVRHPGYDTAFIEENWLNEAILETYIPLIRVFRNLKKESVRFRITMSFTPTLSQMLVDPYLQNQFRNYIKNLISLADHETKRTKTDPHLHYLATRYLEHFLDTESIFEEANGDLTKLYLPFIESGELEAMTSPATHAFLPFYDSEKSVFRSQLKNGRRTFRRIWGRDPKGIWLSECGYTENLEEELDREGFRYFFVDTHGITHANPRPKFGVYAPVEVGYGVFAFGRDPESSKQVWSSIDGYPGDFRYREYYRDIGHDLPWEEISPYLHSNGIRINTSIKYFRITGKTGDKGYYHPDWAMEACGNHAEDFLQNRIKQAEHLFEINKQPSVVVSPYDAELYGHWWYEGPQFIEFLFKKIHFNQNTIQLSHPLEAARSLPKIQSVEMKMSSWGENGYGDVWLNSNNDWIYPLIHDLSIRMHKRVHELSTGTEIQIRILKQMGRELLLLQSSDWAFIMKTGTMVDYAIRRTNVHTNLFLALEAMLTGPLDMSVLEAAETENNAFPDIRLEDFR
- the raiA gene encoding ribosome-associated translation inhibitor RaiA, translating into MKINYTWKHLDRSEAAEKYADEKLERVTKFVQKIVSCEVSFEAIHGEIHANLKLHADGNNFNAHNQDKDVYVCIDGLEDKIISQTSKHHDKKSQH